Proteins encoded together in one Planctopirus ephydatiae window:
- a CDS encoding metal ABC transporter permease, which translates to MSYNALLVLSGTMLLGASCGLMGVFLTLRRQVLLSDVISHAALPGVAMAFLLGLWLAPEKAGTLPWLVGGSMFASGVAVLICFALQQVKPLWGEAAFGIPLGGFLALGVVFFSIIQQVPSGNAAGLEGLLFGRAAALSSTDVLLLGGLAGIVVIVCLLLRKEFLLIAFDREFAIAQGLPVALLDTLLTGMTAAICVLALPMVGFLLVVALMVTPAAAARFWSDRLGLMIPVSVLLGMVSAGLGTLISGQLEYVPTGPAIVLCATMFFAISVGFGRSHGVIYQWWSRRLLKQEQLLDDLLRSTFEEFEATTAKLQSATMAPAETGHADLPQLALDKRLSGVHPLNGAPDEFWLHQAVCFPKSIPPKDLSFLKQLAVNRGYLRIDSAGQWRMTELGWQKAKAVVLRHRLLELYLIEHAEFPPAQGDRTADLLEHALGPHTVDELKILLRIDFGQGVIRSPHPLEATSVREVSP; encoded by the coding sequence ATGAGTTACAACGCTCTGCTGGTGCTTTCGGGCACAATGCTCTTAGGGGCATCGTGCGGATTGATGGGTGTTTTCTTGACTTTGCGGCGTCAGGTTCTGCTGAGTGATGTGATCAGCCATGCCGCTTTACCCGGTGTGGCGATGGCGTTCCTTTTGGGATTATGGCTGGCCCCCGAGAAAGCTGGCACACTTCCGTGGCTGGTCGGTGGATCGATGTTTGCTTCGGGGGTTGCCGTCCTGATCTGTTTTGCACTTCAGCAGGTCAAACCTCTCTGGGGAGAAGCGGCTTTTGGCATTCCACTGGGTGGATTTCTCGCATTGGGAGTTGTCTTCTTCTCGATCATTCAGCAGGTTCCTTCAGGAAATGCGGCTGGGCTTGAGGGCCTGCTCTTTGGAAGAGCGGCTGCTCTTTCGAGTACCGATGTGCTCCTGCTGGGCGGGTTGGCGGGGATCGTCGTGATTGTCTGTCTGCTGTTACGAAAAGAATTCCTGCTGATCGCTTTTGATCGGGAATTTGCCATTGCTCAGGGATTGCCCGTCGCTTTGCTGGATACGCTGCTGACTGGGATGACAGCTGCCATTTGTGTGCTGGCTCTGCCGATGGTGGGTTTTTTACTGGTTGTGGCATTGATGGTGACGCCCGCTGCAGCGGCACGGTTCTGGTCTGATCGACTGGGACTGATGATCCCGGTTTCTGTACTGCTGGGGATGGTGTCTGCAGGGCTGGGAACACTGATCAGTGGTCAACTGGAGTATGTTCCGACAGGGCCAGCGATTGTGCTCTGTGCCACGATGTTCTTTGCGATCAGTGTCGGCTTTGGCCGGTCACATGGCGTTATCTATCAGTGGTGGAGTCGTCGATTGCTGAAACAGGAGCAGCTGCTGGACGATCTGCTGCGAAGTACCTTCGAAGAGTTCGAAGCAACAACGGCGAAACTCCAATCTGCAACAATGGCTCCTGCGGAAACTGGTCACGCAGACTTGCCTCAACTGGCGTTGGACAAGCGTTTGAGTGGTGTACATCCATTGAACGGGGCCCCGGACGAATTCTGGTTGCATCAGGCGGTTTGCTTTCCGAAATCCATACCCCCGAAAGATCTTTCGTTTCTCAAACAACTGGCAGTGAATCGAGGCTATTTAAGAATCGATAGTGCGGGTCAATGGCGAATGACCGAACTGGGCTGGCAGAAAGCAAAAGCCGTCGTTTTGCGGCATCGCCTGCTGGAATTGTATTTGATTGAGCATGCTGAATTTCCACCCGCGCAAGGTGATCGTACTGCCGACTTACTGGAACATGCTCTGGGGCCACACACCGTCGATGAACTGAAGATCCTGCTTCGAATTGACTTTGGGCAAGGGGTCATTCGCAGCCCCCATCCCCTCGAAGCAACTTCAGTTCGTGAAGTTTCTCCTTAA
- a CDS encoding bestrophin family protein has protein sequence MIPYNPHRWTSHLFDVRGSMVQEILGRVAVCVIWSTMVTMAHYRFPEWFRGFEFPATGHTLLGVVVGLLLVFRTNSSYDRFWEGRKLWGSLINESRNLGRLNQSLLQSTPEIQQRLSLWTSAFSWATMYRLRNERSLGPIAQELPPDDVHSAISALHPPMFVASQLTNLVNEAHRTGHIDSIQQGFFDHNITLLVDYLGGCERIRNTPAPFAYTVHLRRVLMVYCFTLPLALVNDFGWQTIVATLIIAYTMFGIEEIGVEIEDPFGVDSNDLPLEDFCRTIQSNLAELTSVQRSATGPLIQN, from the coding sequence ATGATTCCTTACAACCCGCATCGCTGGACAAGCCATTTGTTCGATGTTCGCGGCTCAATGGTTCAGGAAATACTCGGGAGGGTGGCTGTTTGCGTGATCTGGTCCACAATGGTCACCATGGCTCACTACCGATTCCCCGAATGGTTTCGTGGTTTTGAGTTTCCGGCAACAGGGCATACTTTATTAGGTGTCGTTGTCGGTCTGCTGCTTGTCTTCCGCACCAATTCTTCCTACGACCGTTTCTGGGAAGGACGGAAACTCTGGGGATCGCTGATTAACGAATCCCGAAATCTGGGCAGGCTCAATCAATCATTATTGCAATCGACTCCAGAAATTCAGCAGCGTTTGAGTTTATGGACATCCGCCTTCTCGTGGGCCACCATGTACCGCCTGAGAAATGAACGCAGCCTGGGCCCAATTGCTCAAGAACTGCCGCCAGATGATGTTCATTCTGCAATCAGTGCTCTCCACCCCCCGATGTTTGTTGCCAGCCAATTGACGAATCTCGTCAACGAGGCCCACAGAACAGGGCACATTGACAGCATTCAACAGGGGTTTTTCGACCATAACATTACGCTGCTGGTGGATTACCTCGGGGGATGTGAGCGAATTCGCAATACCCCTGCGCCTTTTGCGTATACCGTTCATTTGAGGCGAGTTCTGATGGTTTATTGCTTTACTTTACCTCTGGCTCTTGTCAATGACTTTGGCTGGCAGACGATTGTGGCGACCCTCATCATCGCCTACACCATGTTCGGTATTGAAGAAATCGGGGTTGAGATTGAAGATCCTTTTGGCGTCGATTCCAACGACTTGCCACTCGAAGACTTCTGCCGAACAATCCAGTCCAATCTGGCCGAATTAACCAGTGTCCAACGCTCTGCCACTGGGCCGCTCATTCAAAATTGA
- a CDS encoding carbohydrate kinase family protein, protein MSYDLIGLGELLWDCLPEGRVMGGAPGNVVFHARQLGLNAALATRIGDDLPGRELLRQVKSIGLPTHLIQVDAHRPTSLVTVELDQTGSAKYVFTPDCAWDGLEQSPLWLEACASARSICFGSLAQRGKRSHQTILSCLDVSRERSPAACRLFDINLRAPHIDREAIVASLRLTSALKLNEDEWPLLMRMVESSPQGFPSTTFEKASAEVVFEKFPDLQWICVTQGKAGLSLCTRGEWIKVAGQTIQVVDTVGAGDATSAGLIYGHLQQWPLEKTARFANTLGGLVSSHRGATPRLPLQQLAAQFEV, encoded by the coding sequence ATGAGCTATGACCTTATTGGTCTGGGTGAGTTGTTATGGGATTGTTTGCCTGAAGGCCGGGTGATGGGGGGAGCACCGGGGAATGTGGTGTTTCATGCCCGGCAGCTCGGGCTGAATGCTGCGCTGGCAACACGAATAGGAGACGATCTCCCGGGACGTGAACTGTTGCGGCAGGTCAAATCAATCGGGCTGCCCACCCATCTGATACAGGTTGATGCTCACAGACCGACGAGCCTCGTCACTGTGGAACTCGATCAAACCGGGTCTGCGAAATATGTCTTCACTCCGGACTGTGCCTGGGATGGTCTTGAGCAGTCGCCACTCTGGCTCGAAGCGTGTGCCTCGGCCCGGTCGATCTGCTTTGGATCGCTGGCGCAGCGCGGCAAGCGCTCCCATCAGACGATCTTGTCCTGCCTAGATGTCTCCCGTGAAAGATCACCAGCAGCTTGCCGCCTGTTTGATATCAATCTCAGGGCACCACATATCGATCGTGAGGCGATCGTTGCCTCGTTGCGACTGACGTCAGCCTTGAAGCTGAATGAGGATGAATGGCCTCTATTAATGCGCATGGTGGAAAGTTCGCCTCAGGGATTTCCATCGACCACATTCGAGAAAGCTTCTGCAGAAGTGGTCTTTGAGAAATTCCCTGATTTACAGTGGATTTGTGTGACTCAGGGTAAGGCGGGATTGAGTCTCTGTACGCGCGGGGAGTGGATCAAAGTGGCCGGGCAAACTATTCAAGTGGTAGATACCGTCGGCGCTGGCGATGCGACTTCCGCCGGTTTGATCTATGGACATTTGCAACAGTGGCCACTCGAAAAAACCGCTCGATTTGCCAATACGCTGGGTGGCCTGGTTTCGAGTCATCGAGGGGCTACGCCACGACTACCGTTACAACAATTGGCAGCCCAATTTGAGGTTTGA
- a CDS encoding metal ABC transporter solute-binding protein, Zn/Mn family → MSVRSTLSRREFFPWLAVLSGCSTGMSSPSLNRPASIVASTGMVGDLVRELVPPSLGEVTTLIRPGVDPHLYRPTRADLLKVLNARLIFSSGLHLEGRMDALFERADRQGRPSIAITSDIPEDLIIYPDDHSGRPDPHVWMDVSLWRATLGLISRTLKDVFPEAQDEIARREAQLSDVLARLDKTVEEMVASIPEPQRLLVTSHDAFAYFSRRYHIPVESIQGVTTDSEPGVADIDRLVDIICSRKLPAIFTESSVNDRGLRAVVEGVKARGHDLILAGPLYTDALGEPGSPADTYVGMMLENARQIVSILGGSTAPLDRWTESSGNTHSSSRYLFKSLSPAVKMCEVDH, encoded by the coding sequence ATGTCTGTCCGTTCGACTCTTTCCCGCCGAGAATTTTTCCCCTGGCTGGCGGTGCTGTCGGGGTGTTCGACAGGGATGAGCAGTCCATCATTAAATCGACCTGCCAGTATTGTGGCCTCTACGGGAATGGTGGGTGATCTAGTTCGCGAACTGGTTCCGCCCTCCCTTGGGGAAGTGACCACATTGATTCGCCCCGGCGTCGATCCCCACCTGTATCGACCCACACGGGCCGACCTACTGAAGGTGCTGAATGCACGGCTGATTTTCAGTTCCGGGCTGCATCTTGAAGGGAGAATGGATGCCCTGTTTGAGCGAGCGGATCGACAGGGTCGCCCGTCGATTGCCATTACGAGTGACATTCCCGAAGATCTGATCATTTATCCCGATGACCACTCAGGTCGTCCAGATCCCCATGTGTGGATGGATGTGAGCCTGTGGCGAGCAACTCTGGGGCTGATTTCTCGAACCTTAAAAGATGTTTTTCCAGAGGCTCAGGACGAAATTGCCAGGCGAGAAGCACAACTTTCCGACGTGCTGGCCCGTCTTGACAAAACAGTCGAGGAGATGGTGGCCTCGATCCCGGAACCTCAGCGATTGCTGGTCACCTCTCATGATGCCTTTGCCTATTTTTCCAGGCGTTATCACATCCCTGTCGAATCGATTCAGGGAGTGACGACAGATTCTGAACCTGGCGTGGCAGATATTGATCGTCTCGTTGACATCATTTGCAGCCGTAAACTACCGGCGATTTTTACAGAATCCAGCGTGAATGATCGTGGTTTGAGGGCTGTCGTTGAAGGCGTAAAGGCCCGAGGGCATGATCTTATTCTCGCTGGGCCGCTCTATACAGATGCCTTGGGAGAGCCAGGTTCCCCGGCAGATACCTATGTCGGCATGATGCTGGAAAATGCCCGCCAGATCGTGTCCATCCTGGGAGGATCAACTGCTCCCCTCGATCGCTGGACTGAATCATCTGGCAATACTCACAGCAGCTCCCGGTATCTTTTCAAATCGCTGAGCCCAGCGGTGAAAATGTGCGAGGTAGACCACTGA
- a CDS encoding metal ABC transporter ATP-binding protein → MNAENSPSDSPLVIHDMTVAYGRKPVLWNIDYVSPSRKLIAIVGPNGAGKSTLLKAALGLIPRQNGEALFFGQPYQKVRQKVAYVPQRSSVDWDFPISALEVAAMGCYGRVGWFRSVNRDAKNRALAALEQVGLGDVAGRQIGQLSGGQQQRVFLARALAQDADLYLMDEPFAAVDATTEQSIVAMLQALRDRGKTTIVVHHDLQTVSEYFDEVLLLNLRLIAAGAVSEVLTPQNLKATYGGQLSILDAVGQRMSARQSVTS, encoded by the coding sequence ATGAATGCCGAGAATTCTCCATCAGATTCACCGCTTGTCATTCATGATATGACGGTGGCTTACGGCCGAAAGCCTGTGCTCTGGAATATTGACTATGTCTCACCCAGTCGAAAACTGATCGCGATTGTTGGCCCCAATGGGGCTGGCAAAAGTACCCTATTGAAGGCGGCTTTGGGTTTGATCCCCCGGCAGAATGGAGAGGCTCTGTTTTTTGGCCAGCCTTATCAGAAGGTTCGACAAAAAGTGGCCTATGTTCCGCAGCGATCCAGTGTTGACTGGGATTTCCCGATCAGTGCCCTCGAAGTGGCGGCCATGGGTTGTTATGGGCGCGTAGGGTGGTTTCGCTCTGTGAATCGCGACGCCAAAAATAGGGCTCTGGCAGCTCTCGAACAGGTGGGTCTGGGAGACGTGGCCGGACGTCAGATTGGGCAACTTTCCGGAGGCCAGCAGCAGCGGGTGTTTCTTGCCAGAGCACTGGCTCAGGATGCCGATCTTTATCTGATGGATGAGCCGTTTGCTGCCGTCGATGCCACGACTGAGCAATCGATTGTGGCCATGTTGCAGGCATTGAGAGATCGAGGCAAGACGACGATTGTCGTGCATCATGATCTGCAGACTGTCTCGGAATATTTTGACGAAGTGCTGTTGTTAAACTTGCGGCTGATTGCCGCAGGAGCGGTTTCCGAGGTGTTGACGCCTCAAAATCTGAAGGCGACATACGGTGGTCAGCTTTCCATCCTGGATGCCGTGGGCCAGCGGATGTCAGCGAGACAATCCGTGACCAGTTAG
- a CDS encoding SPFH domain-containing protein: protein MGLFDKLRAELIDIIEWLDDNRTTLVWRFPRYQNEIKNGAQLIVRPGQMAVFVYRGQIADVFEPGNYQLKSENLPILGTLLGWKYGFNSPFRSEVYFVSTRQITDLKWGTQNPVMLRDPEFGPIRLRAFGTYALKAIDPKALLKELVGTDGEVEADEIGELLRSIIVNSMSTLLGEKQIAALDLAANYRGMSEELRKAVQEQIDDEYGLSIPNLQIVNISFPEAVEKALDTRSSMGVIGDMNKFQQYKFGEAMGDAANNPNGGAGDGLGMGMGFAMASRFMNQPGYVAPGVSGPAAAANVGSPPPLAGAVQWHVALNGQSLGPYTPAQVQQAIQTGQLSAESLVWSTGMDQWKPAGQTPLSSLFQSGPPPLPPTP from the coding sequence ATGGGGCTCTTTGACAAACTTCGCGCTGAATTGATCGACATCATCGAGTGGCTGGATGATAACCGCACCACACTCGTCTGGCGATTTCCTCGTTATCAGAACGAAATCAAAAACGGGGCCCAACTGATTGTCAGGCCTGGCCAGATGGCCGTCTTTGTCTATCGCGGACAAATCGCCGATGTTTTCGAACCCGGAAATTATCAGCTCAAATCCGAAAATCTCCCCATTCTCGGAACTCTTCTAGGCTGGAAGTACGGCTTCAACAGTCCCTTTCGTTCCGAGGTCTATTTCGTCAGCACCCGACAGATCACCGATCTGAAATGGGGCACTCAAAACCCCGTGATGCTTCGCGATCCTGAGTTTGGTCCGATTCGCCTACGGGCGTTTGGAACTTATGCTCTCAAGGCGATTGATCCCAAAGCCTTGCTCAAAGAACTCGTCGGGACAGATGGTGAGGTCGAAGCCGATGAGATTGGCGAGTTGCTCCGTTCGATCATCGTCAACAGCATGTCCACCTTGCTGGGTGAAAAGCAGATTGCCGCACTCGATCTGGCTGCTAACTATCGCGGGATGTCCGAAGAACTGCGCAAAGCGGTTCAGGAACAGATTGACGATGAATACGGCCTGTCGATCCCCAATTTGCAGATTGTCAACATCTCTTTCCCGGAAGCGGTCGAAAAGGCTCTCGATACCCGCAGCAGCATGGGCGTCATTGGAGATATGAACAAGTTTCAACAGTACAAGTTCGGCGAAGCCATGGGAGATGCTGCGAACAATCCCAATGGTGGAGCAGGAGACGGACTGGGCATGGGGATGGGCTTTGCCATGGCCAGTCGTTTTATGAATCAGCCGGGTTATGTGGCCCCCGGAGTCAGTGGCCCGGCCGCTGCAGCGAATGTGGGCAGCCCACCACCATTGGCGGGTGCTGTCCAGTGGCATGTCGCGTTGAATGGACAATCGCTGGGCCCCTACACACCCGCCCAGGTTCAACAAGCCATTCAGACAGGCCAGCTCTCGGCTGAGAGTCTTGTCTGGAGCACGGGCATGGATCAATGGAAGCCAGCTGGCCAGACGCCTTTGTCGAGTCTGTTCCAGAGTGGCCCACCCCCACTCCCACCCACTCCTTGA
- a CDS encoding NAD(P)H-dependent oxidoreductase: MTHPISPEHLHQALQWRYAVKKFDSHKKIPDHTWKVLEESLVLTPSSFGLQPWRFYVVTDMTVKSQFPAISWGQTQVRDASHVVVLTAKSELTTEDVERYIHSISTTRQVPLESLAGLKNVIINSLQNPPAGMNVREWNIRQVYIALGNLMTAAATLGIDTCPMEGIIPAKYDEILDCRKDGYETVVVCTLGYRAEDDKYAAAAKVRYPLEQLIFHVEQ, encoded by the coding sequence GTGACTCATCCGATTTCTCCCGAGCATCTTCATCAAGCACTTCAATGGCGGTATGCGGTCAAAAAATTCGACAGCCACAAGAAAATCCCTGATCACACGTGGAAGGTTCTCGAGGAGTCTCTCGTTCTCACGCCTTCATCTTTTGGCCTGCAGCCCTGGCGCTTTTATGTGGTGACAGATATGACTGTCAAAAGTCAGTTTCCAGCCATTTCGTGGGGACAGACTCAGGTTCGCGATGCCTCGCATGTCGTGGTACTGACTGCAAAGAGCGAACTCACAACGGAAGATGTCGAACGATACATTCATTCCATCTCCACAACGCGGCAGGTTCCTCTCGAATCTCTTGCCGGTCTGAAAAATGTCATCATCAACTCACTTCAGAATCCACCTGCGGGGATGAACGTTCGCGAATGGAACATTCGCCAGGTCTATATTGCCCTGGGAAATCTGATGACGGCCGCGGCGACCCTGGGCATCGATACCTGCCCGATGGAAGGGATTATTCCTGCCAAATACGACGAGATTCTCGATTGCCGCAAAGATGGCTACGAGACTGTCGTTGTCTGCACACTCGGATATCGCGCTGAAGACGACAAATATGCCGCTGCAGCGAAAGTTCGATATCCCTTAGAACAACTGATCTTTCATGTCGAGCAGTAA